The DNA window aaacgagtttgacccggcagtaattctaggcaggcgcatactatataccccggtggcaattcaaagaaatacagtatatcgatatatcgcccagccctacttgtgattattatttttgtcatAATCCTCCAGCCTTAGTTTCATGTCAAATTTTTTTTCAGAAGTGTGCGGACGTACAGTATACAATGAGATCCAGAACCAAATCTTTATTTAATGTTTGTAGGTGGTCTGAGGGGAGTTGCCCGCGGGGGTCTGGCCGGTTTGGCCTTGTCTAGTGCCTACGCCATCTACAACAACTGGGAACACCTGACCGGAACGTCGTCGTCAACCTCCAGGATATACTGAGAACCCCCATGGCGCCCCTTTTCCACCTCCTCCTCCGACATTAGGGCCAAAGTATCCCCAGCAAAGACCACTCAGACCCCGTCAACACTTTCCAGGGCGGGATGCTCGGCCTGCATGGTTCCACACTTGATTGGCAGCACGTGGCTCAAGGAGCTCCAGGCAAGCTGCAAGTGGACCTTGGTAACATTGAACTCTGCCTTACAGTCAGTGCTACTGTGATATTTATGAATAATGAGTGGTTATTGATGGTCATTATTAGTCTCCATAATACATTATGGTAAATTCTTCcccaccattaaaaaaaaaaaaaaacagcagtcatctatttttaaaaatacactTTATTGTAAAAGCAGAGCCTGCTCAGTGCAGGAAGAAGTCTCGGATGCGCGTCCCCTCGATCCAGTGGATGTATGTGGAGGTTCTGGTGAAGACGCTGGGCTTGTTCTCCACCGTGCACCCGATGGGGCCGAAACTCACCACGCCGTGCACCTCCCAGCGGTCCCGGCCCAGCTGGCAGAGCAGAGGTCCACCAGAGTCGCCCTGGACAAGAAGGAAGGTTGGATGGATGGTTCTTCCATTTCCACACTTCTCTCTATAGCACGGGGGCCCAAATACTTTGCCTCAGAGGCCAAAAGGGAAAATGGGCCAATGTTCCGCGGGCCAAACGGTTTGTACCATGCGACAGCACCACGAGtgaggtatttgtcatttataATTAATTTTTAGGCAGTAGCAACTGTCTCACAGTGGGTGTGCCTCAGTCACTTAGCATACAACTCTTTCCTTTTATGTACAAAACTTGCGAGGTTTGCAtataattcgtaaataaaaacagactacaatgatttgcaaatccttttcaacttcaattcaattgaatagactgcaaagacaagatatttaatgttccaactgagaaacttcattctttttttctttttttttgcaaataatcattaacttaaaatttaatggcaacaacacattgcaaaaaagttggccccgggccatttttaccactgtgttacatggcctttccttttaacaacactctgtaaatgtttgggaactgaggagacacatttttgaagcttttcaagtggaatgctttcccattcttgcttgatatacagcttaagttgttcaatagtccggggtctcccttgtggtattttaggcttcatatcgcTCCACACATTTTttataggagacaggtctggactacaggctggccagtctagtacccgcactcttttactatgaagccatgctgttgtaatacgtggcttggcatcgtcttgttgaaataagcaggggcgtccatgataacgttgcttggatggcaacatatgttgctctaaaacagtggttcttaaccttgttggaggtaccgacccccaccagtttcatatgcgccttTGCCGAACCCGTCTTTAgtaaagaatgttttttttttttttaattcaacacaaagttgtgtttttttactggtgcacaaaatgaaccgtgcatcactgaacccttctttagtaaaaaatatttttttccttttttaatttaacacaaagttgtgtttttttttctggtgcacaaaatgaaccgtgcatgaacatcaccttgttcaaagaacaacacaaacacagtgcatgaattcacaacaaattacacgcctgcaaatcagatggaaaattagagggaaaattGTTTGGGGGTGTCCATGATACGCCGATAGGGAAAAGTTTTGACCTCAGCAGCGGAggctccgccaaacccctgaggccgactcaccaatcccctagggttcgatcgaacccaggtaaagaactgctccaaaacctgtatgtacctttccacatgaatggtgccttcacaggtgtgtaagttacccatgccttgggcacaaatacacccccataccaccacagatgctggatttttaaCTTTGTGCCTATCACAATccggatagttcttttcctctgttctggaggacacgacgtccattttccaaaatcaatttggaatgtggactcgtcagaccacagaacagttttccactttgaatcagtccatcttggataagCTTGggtccagcgaagctggcggcgtttctgggtgttgttgataaatgtcttttgctttgcatagtagagttttaacttgcacttgacggggggcggggggtattaggatgacaggggatgcaaaacattaacagtgcaatacgttttcataacatggtcactactgcctactttgtcttgttatattcttattttactgttatattgttattcccattgtttttattctttttgtaatatttctctattttgtttccttttaaacccccattatttactttttacttttttctttaaattgatctcaactctgtacactgctgctggaattttaattttcctgaaggaactctcctgaaggaatcaataaagtactatccatctattacggactgtagataataataataatagattagatttatatcgcgcttttttattgttaaatactcaaagcgctcacagagaagtgcgaacccattattcattcacacctggaaTGAaaatggtgaaatctctaaattccttgcaatagcttgttgagaaatgttgttcttaaactgttggtacaatttgctcacgcatttgtcgacaaagtggcGACGCTCGCCCCATActtctttgtgaatgactgacttatattcaattgaatggaccgcAAAGAAAAtctatttaatgttcacactgagaaacttattttttgttttggcaaataatcattaactttgaattcaTAGGCagcaaaaagttggcacaagggcatttttaccactgtgttacatggcctttcctttgaacaacaatcagtaaacgtttgggaacactggtggagtttctgggtgttgttgataaatagctttggctttgcatagtagagttttaactcgcacttagaGATGTTGccaccaattgtagttactgacagtggttttctgaagtgttcctgatccaatgtggtgatatccttaacacaccgatgttgctttttgatgcagtaacgtctgagagatcaaaggtttgtaatatcatcgcttacgtgcagtgatttctccagactctccgaaccttttgaagatattacaaaccgcagatggtgaaatccctaaattccttgcaatagcttgttgagaaatgttgttcttaaactgttgggacaatttgctcacgcattttttgACAAAGTGGCGTCACGCGCCACGTCCTTGTCTGTGAATGAcggacttatattcaattgaatagactgcaaagaaaacatatttaatgttcacactgagaagcttttttttttttttggcaaatattcattaacttagaatttattggcagcaaaaaGTTTGCACagagacatttttaccactgtgttacatggcctttcctttaaacaacaatcagtaaacgtttgggaacattggcggcgtttctgggtggtgttgataaataggtttggctttgcatagtaaataaataaataaatgggttgtacttgtatagcgcttttctaccttcaaggtactcaaagcgctttgacactacttccacatttacccattcacacacacattcacacactgatggagggagctgccatgcaaggcgccaaccagcacccatcaggagcaagggtgaagtgtcctgttcaggacacaacggacgtgacgaggttggttttaggtgggatttgaaccagtgaccctcgggttgcgcacggccactctctcactgcgccacgccgtccctagtagagttttaactcgcacttagaGATGTTGccaccaattgtagttactgacagtgttttctgaagtgttcctgatccaatgtagtgatatccttaacacaccgatgttgctttttgatgcagtaacgtctgagagatcaaaggtccgtaatattgctgacatgcagtgatttctccagattctctcaaccgtttgatgatattacggaccgtagatggtgaaatccctaaattccttgcaatagcttgttgagaaatgttgttcttaaactgttgggacaatttgctcacgcgtttTTTGACAAAGTGGCGacactcgccccgtccttgtctgtgaatgacggacttatattcaattgaatagactgcaaagaaaacatatttaatgttcacactgagatgcttattttttgttttggcaaataatcattaacttagaatttattggcagcaaaaagttggcacaggggcatttttaccactgtgttacatggcatttcctttaaacaacaatcagtaaacgtttgggaacattggcggcgcttctgggtgttgttgataaatggctttggctttgcatagtagagttttaattcgcacttacagatatagcgacggactagttactgacagtggttttctgaagtgttcctgatccaatgtggtgatatccttaacacaatgatgtcgctttttgatgcaatgaCGTCTGAGCGATCAAAGGTTTGTAATATCATTGgtgacgtgcagtgatttctccatattctctgaaccttttgatgataatacggaccgtagatgttgaaatccctaaattccttgcaatagctggtcgaaaaatattgttcttaaactcttcgacaatttgcccacgcttttgttcacaaagtggtgaccctcgcccccatccttgtttgtgaacgactgagcatttcacggaagctgcttttatacccaatcctggcacccacctgttcccaattagcctgtccacctgtgggatgttccaaataagtgtttgattagcattcctcaactttctgagtcttttttgcctcttgtgccagcttttttgaaacatgttgcatgcattaaatttcaaatgagctaatatttgcaaaaacttagttttccagttcgattgttaaatatcttgtctctgcagtctattcaattgactataaaggatttgcaaatcattgtgttctgtttgtatttaccatttacacaacgtgacaacttcaccggttttggggttTCTCCATCTTTTGGCGGTCCAAACCAAATGCCACCAGCCccagtttgggcacccctgctctgcaACAAGGATGCCCTACGGCCGGCGTACCTGACAAGCAGCAGGCGGATCCTCCGTATCCCTGAAGCCGGCGCAGATCATGGAGTCTCGGACGCGGTCGCCCCAGAACTTCTTCTGTCGACAGGTTTTGAAGTCAATGACGGGAAGCCGGGCTTGATTGAGGGCTTCGGACAGGGACACGTTCTCCTTCCCTCCTGGAACGTTTCAATGGGAATCGCGTCAAGTTTCGACATCAGTCAAACGTAGTCTGGTAGTCCTCACCCCGGGTGTCGCCCCAGCCCGTCACCCAGCAGTAGTGCCCCGGCTTCAGGTTGGTCCGCTTGCGCGGCAGGCAGGCGTAGCGGATGACGTTGGACGGGAGGATGTCGGCGCCGGCCTTCACCAGAGCGATGTCGTAGTCCAGCTCGCTGTGGGCCGGGTAGCGGAAGTTCTCGTGCCGGTAGATCCTCCTCACCGGGAAAACCCTCTCCACCAACTCGGAGCGCTTCAGACGATGCTTCCCCAGGACGATCCTCCACGAGCTGGCGTCCTCGGCCTTGCCTCTGGAAGCAATAAAAAAACGCTGCGTTGAAAGAACCACGGAAGTTCCCCCTCCACGTTGTACGTCTTACTTttggaagcagtgagcagcagttagGATCCAGTTCTTGTGGATCAGAGTTCCTCCGCAGACGTGGATGTAGTGTTTGCTGCCTCTTGGCCGAACCTGACGGAACCACAGAGAGAGAACCATCACACACTCGACTCACTCGGGTGACTATTCCATTTAGAATCGATTTGAACTGATTCTCGCcatgtacaaaccccttttccatatgagttgggaaattgtgttagatgtaaatataaacagaatacaatgatttgcaaatcattttcaacccatattcagttgaatatgctacaaagacaacatatttgatgtttgaactgataaacattatttttccacaaataatcattatctttagaatttgatgccagcaacacgtgagaaagaagttaggaaaggtggcaatacattgataaagttgaggaatgctcatcaaacacttatttggaacatcccacaggtgtgcaggctatttgggaacaggtgggtgccatgattgggtataaaaacagcttcccaaaaaatgcttagtctttcacaagaaaggatggggcgaggtacacccctttgtccacaactgcgtgagcaaatagtcaaacagtttaagaacaacctttctcaaagtgccattgcaagaaatttagggatttcaacatctacagtccataatatcatcaaaaggttcagagaatctggagaaatcactcccaacattgaatgaccgtgaccttcgatccctcagacggcactgtatcaaaaaccgacatcaatctctaaaggatatcaccacatgggctcagggacacttcagaaaatgggtaaatgggttgtacttgtatagcgcttttctaccttcaaggtactcaaagcgctttgacactatttccacattcacccattcacacacacattcacacactgacggtgggagctgccatgtaaggcactcaccagcacccatcaggagcaagggtgaagtgtcttgcccaaggacacaacggacgtcactaggatggtagaaggtggggattgaaccagtaaccctcagattactggcacagccactctactaactttgccacgccgtccctaaataccactgtcactaaatacagtttgtcgttacatctgtaagtgcaagttaaagctctactatgcaaagcaaaagccatttatcaacaacatccagaaacgccgccggcttctctgggcccgagatcttctaagacagactgatgcaaagtggaaaagtgttctgtggtctgacgagtccacatttcaaattgtttttggaaatatttgacatcgtgtcatccggaccaaaggggaagcgaaccatccagactgttatcgacgcaaagtttaaaagccagcatctgtgatggtatggaggtgcattagcatgggtaacttacacatctgtgaaggcaccattaatgctgaaaggtacatacaggttttggaacaacatatgctgccatatgttggggcggcatagcttggttggtagagtggccgtgccagcaacttgagtgttgcaagttcgattcccgcttccgccatcctagtcactgccgttgtgtccttgggcaagacactttacccacctgctcccagtgccacccacactggtttaaatgtaacttagatattgggtttcactatgtaaagcgctttgagtcactagagaaaaagtgctatataaatataattcatttcatttcgtctttttcatggatgcccctgcttatttcagcaagacaatgccatgccacattcagcacgtgttacagcagcgtgcaacagcgtactttcctggcccgcctgcagtccagacctgtctcccgtcgaaaatgtgtggcgcattatgaagcgtaaaatacgacagcggagaccccggactgttgaacgactgaagctctacataatcaatcaatgtttatttatatagccccaaatcacaaatgtctcaaaggactgcacaaatcattatgactacaacatcctcggaagaacccacaaaagggcaaggaaaactcacacccagtgggaagggagaattcacatccagtgggacgccagtgacaatgctgactatgagaaaccttggagaggacctcagatgtgggcaaccccccgcccccctctaggggaccgaaagcaatggatgtcgagcgggtctaacatgatactgtgaaagttcaatccatagtggctccaacacagccgcgagagttcagttcaagcggatccaagacagcagcgagagtcccgtccacaggaaacaatctcaagcggaggcggatcagcagcgtagagatgtccccaaccgatacaggcgagcggtccatcctgggtctcgactctggacagccagtacttcatccatggtcatcggaccggaccccctccacaagggagggggggacataggagaaagaaaagaatcggcagatcatctggtctaaaaaggaggtctatttaaaggctaaagtatacaaatgagttttaaggtgagacttaaaacaagaatgggaaataattccactttcaaagcttcaacaattactttcctcagttcccaaacgtttattgagtgttgttaagagaaaaggtgatgtaactcagtggtgaacatgccctttcccaactactgcagccatgaaattctaagttgattattttttgcaaaaaaaaaaaaagtttatgagtttgaacatcaaatatcttgtctttgtagcgcattcaattgaatatgggttgaaaaggatttgcaaatcattgtattccgtttatatttacatccaacacaatttcccaactcatatggaaacggggtttgtacattagtaTGCACACCTGCAGGGAGACCTGCCAGGGCCATGAGTGCGGTCTGGCCTCGTTGCCCGACACGATCCTCTCGACCATGTTGGGCTTGAAGTAGGCCGTCCCGCAGTCTTTGGGCCAGtctaagaattaaaaaaacaCCGTTTAGACCggaaccatgttttttttttttttttttttctaggtatAATAAGTGTGTTGGTGTGTGCGCGCTCACCCAGGTGCAACACCTTGTGCTGAGGCTGCCTACCGGGCGTCGGCGTGTACCCGGCCCGACTCAGCGgcggcagcagcaacagcaaacAGGCGACGTGAAGCGGGGCGTCCGTCATGGTCATCTACACCATCGCCCGGCCTGTGTACAACCCTGACATTTATAGCGGGAAGCAAGCGGACGTCCATTGACAGGTACACatgtgctacacacacacacacacacacacacacgcacacacacgcacaatgaGCAGTGTGACAACAAGGCGCTGGATTTTTCTCCTGCAGCGACAACTTTCCACAAAAAGGCcttttcacacacaaacacacgcgtaTCGGAGTACACAAGCATCATGCCATATGACGTCGGGACTTCTTTGCAAGAGGAGCTGAAAGCAGCAGCCTGTTAAAAAGTCATTCAATGGATGTTGGGCAATGTAAGGCCTTAAATTTGGTCAAAAAGCATTAAATCTAATGTCCAATcccatccactttatttgtatagcacaggTAAACAACAGAAATGCTTCCAAagtgctttttgattgattgattgattgattgaaacttttattagtagaatgcatagttcagggcttcacggtggcagaggggttagtgcgtctgcctcacaaaacaaagttcctgcagtcctgggttcaaatccaggctcgggatctttctgtgtggagtttgcatgttctccccgtgaatgcgtgggttccctccgggtactccggcttcctcccacttccaaagacatgcacctggggataggttgattggcaacactaaatgggccctagtgtgctaatgttgtctgtctatctgtgttggccctgcgatgagttggcgacttgtccagggtgtaccctgccttccacccgattgtagctgagataggcgccagcgccccccgtgaccccaaaagggaataagcggtaggaaatggatggatggatgcatattccgtacaattgaccactaaatggtgaagtgaagtgaattatatttatatagcgcttttctctagtgactcaaagcgctttacatagtgatacccaatatctaagttacatttaaaccagtgtgggtggcactgggagcaggtgggtaaagtgtcttgcccaaggacacaacggcagtgactgggatggcggaagcggggatcgaacccgcaacccttaagttgccggcacggccactctaccaaccgagctataccgcccggtaacacccaaatatgtttttcaacttgtttaagtcagggtccacgttaatcaattcatggtgctgcacaaatatattaaaacaatacTCAAATATTATCCTGAGGTccgccaatgactgaataaaagtgaagtgaattatatttatatagcgcttttctctagtgactcaaagcgctttacatagtgatacccaatatctaagttacatttaaaccagtgtgggtggcactgggagcaggtgggtaaagtgtcttgcccaaggacacaacggcagcgactaggatggcggaagcggggatcgaacccgcaaccctcaagttgctggcacggccactctaccaaccgagctataccgccccaaaaaatatataaatccatccatccatcttcttccgcttatccgaggtcgggtcgcgggggcagcagcctaagcaaggaaacccagactttcctctccccagccacttcataaCCAGgtcttcagtagaagcatttaagtctcaccttaaaactcatctgtatactcaagcctttaaatagacctcctttttagaccagttgatctgccgcttcttttctttctcctatgtccccccctcccttgtggagggggtccggtccgatgaccatggatgaagtactggctgtccagagtcgagacccaggatggaccgctcgtcgggacccaggatggaccgctcgcctgtatcggttggggacatctctatgctgctgatccgcttgagatggtttcctgtggacgggactctcgctgctgtcttggagccactatggattgaactttcacagtatcatgttagacccgctcgacatccattgctttcggtcccctgggggggggggttgcccacatctgaggtcctctccaaggtttctcatagtcagcattgtcactggcgtcccactggatgtgaattctccctgcccactgggtgtgagttttccttgcccttttgtgggttcttccgaggatgttgtagtcgtaatgatttgtgcagtcctttgagacatttgtgatttggggctatataaataaacattgattgattgattgattcccgggggatcccgaggcgttcccaggctaaccaggagacaaagtcttcccaacgtgtcctgggtcttccccgtggcctcagtaccggtcggacgtgccttaaacacctccctagggaggcgttcgggtggcatcctgaccagaggcccgaaccacctcatctggctcctctcgatgtggaggagcagcggctttacttcgagctccgggatgacagagcttctcaccctatctctaagggagagaccctcaTTTCGGTCGCTcgcacccgtgatcttgtcattttggtcataacccaaagctcatgaccataggtgaggatgggaacgtagatcgaccggtaaattgagagctttgccttccggctcagctccttcttcaccacaacggatcgatacagtttccgcattactgaagacgccacactgatccgcctgtcgatctcgcgatccactcttccctcactcatgaacaagtctccgaggtacttgaactcctccacttggggcagggtctcctccccaacccggatatgtcACTCCTCCCTTTTctaggcgagaaccatggactcaatcttggaggtgctgattcttatcccagtcaattcacactcggctgagaaccgatccagtgagagccgccaatgtttttcttgtaaagtgtatggaagctggatgaatgagatgccaaaaaacaaccactttcatgtggtattgtacagaaaggacaactttttttctcctccatttgaaaatgtgggcgttatcatcattactgtctgattccaatcaatgcaagtcatcagaatcaggtaatacaccaacttatattcttgtctttgtgaaagaaagacatctatatgtgttacacatgcttgtattatcattaaacacatttaacttgtttacaaaaatgtctctttcataaataaataaatataaatgatatatataaatgaggtagatcccctcgagttggtcaattgaaaagtagctcgcctgcagaaaaagtgtgggcacccctgccctaaacaaATTGACCAACATCggcggcaagaacatgccgtgaccgcccttgactttttacttgttaatggacgagggatgtaacagtaaaatGTATAATGATAATTCCCGATAAAATTcccagacggttagtaatacaTCTAATTTTTTAATCACTGAAAAACCATCATTTATTAacgcattttaggcaacacacaCTAGCGTCACTTGGCTTGATAATGGCGGACtaactacacagactttgctcGGGAGATTTCCCTTCGGAGTGTGTGCGAGTCCTAACAAAGACTATAacaacgggacccattacctccagcTTGGCACTCaacctcaagggttggaattgggggttaaatcaccaaaaatgattcccgggcgctgcccactgctcccctcacctcccagggggtgaacaaggggatgggtcaaatgcagaggacaaatatcaccacacctagtgtgtgtgtgacaatcattggtacttttttatgaagtctttagtttgtttactcctttatttaactgcaaactgtatcagtgttcaaataacatcaagaCTGGCTAAATGTTTTGTCGTCTCTTCGAATTGAAagcaggctgtgaagattgtgtattcgatgtgagaggccAAACTGTTGTGCTGAACCAAGAGAACAACAAAGATTGTTTATTAGAATGAA is part of the Nerophis ophidion isolate RoL-2023_Sa linkage group LG08, RoL_Noph_v1.0, whole genome shotgun sequence genome and encodes:
- the zgc:112285 gene encoding elastase-1 — encoded protein: MTMTDAPLHVACLLLLLPPLSRAGYTPTPGRQPQHKVLHLDWPKDCGTAYFKPNMVERIVSGNEARPHSWPWQVSLQVRPRGSKHYIHVCGGTLIHKNWILTAAHCFQKGKAEDASSWRIVLGKHRLKRSELVERVFPVRRIYRHENFRYPAHSELDYDIALVKAGADILPSNVIRYACLPRKRTNLKPGHYCWVTGWGDTRGGKENVSLSEALNQARLPVIDFKTCRQKKFWGDRVRDSMICAGFRDTEDPPAACQGDSGGPLLCQLGRDRWEVHGVVSFGPIGCTVENKPSVFTRTSTYIHWIEGTRIRDFFLH